A window from Rhineura floridana isolate rRhiFlo1 chromosome 19, rRhiFlo1.hap2, whole genome shotgun sequence encodes these proteins:
- the RAB35 gene encoding ras-related protein Rab-35 isoform X1: MARDYDHLFKLLIIGDSGVGKSSLLLRFADNTFSGSYITTIGVDFKIRTVEINGEKVKLQIWDTAGQERFRTITSTYYRGTHGVIVVYDVTSAESFVNVKRWLHEINQNCDDVCRILVGNKNDDPERKVVETEDAYKFAGQMGIQLFETSAKENINVEEMFNCITELVLRAKKDNLAKQQQQQQNDVVKLTKNSKRKKRCC; this comes from the exons GTGTTGGCAAGAGCAGTTTGCTGTTACGTTTTGCAGACAACACTTTCTCAG GCAGCTACATTACCACAATTGGAGTAGACTTCAAAATCCGGACAGTTGAGATTAATGGAGAAAAGGTCAAGCTGCAGATCTGGGATACTGCCGGACAAGAGCGCTTCCGGACCATCACGTCTAC gtaCTACAGAGGGACACATGGGGTTATTGTGGTTTACGATGTCACGAGTGCTGAATCCTTCGTGAACGTCAAGCGGTGGTTGCATGAAATAAATCAGAACTGTGACGATGTGTGCCGAATATTAG TTGGTAATAAGAATGATGATCCAGAACGGAAAGTGGTAGAGACGGAGGACGCCTATAAATTTGCTGGGCAGATGGGGATCCAACTCTTTGAGACCAGCGCCAAAGAAAACATTAATGTGGAAGAG ATGTTCAACTGCATCACAGAGTTGGTTCTGCGAGCCAAGAAAGACAacttagccaagcagcagcagcagcaacagaacgACGTGGTGAAGCTAACAAAGAACAGTAAACGGAAGAAGCGGTGCTGCTAA